One Candidatus Stygibacter australis genomic window carries:
- a CDS encoding amidohydrolase family protein has protein sequence MEKFIVYARELYDGKKLLKDVYITIEDNMILSVDQEEKEFDAEGIVTPAIIDAHSHIGMDREGEPWQEAELNDHIDQIMPLSDPLNSIYYDDRAFQDAVDFGVLYSCLVPGSGNLIGGKAQIIRNFADNVGGALLKTYGYKMALGFNPRSTTDWKGTRNNTRMGAYALLENKLDELLIKRDKAEVTKNKKLLDLDKKLKKNELDKAEYEEELDLVLREMELGFTPEEIALLDIMSGEPTVKVHVHKEDDILYLIHLKNKYGIKVTADHTLDVWHQEIYDLLAENDIPVVFGPIGAVGYKVELKHAYYQNTGLLMESKAQFGLMTDHPVIHTYSLRDSLKFFLIQGMSPELAIGLITYQNARILGIDDVLGTVEAGKYASLVVWDKNPLDLSAFPKLVMAEGVILRDNG, from the coding sequence ATGGAAAAATTTATTGTATATGCCAGAGAACTTTATGACGGTAAGAAACTGCTGAAAGATGTTTATATCACTATCGAAGATAATATGATCTTGAGTGTAGATCAGGAAGAGAAGGAGTTTGATGCGGAGGGGATAGTTACTCCAGCGATAATTGATGCACATTCACATATCGGGATGGATCGTGAAGGCGAGCCCTGGCAGGAAGCTGAACTGAATGATCATATAGACCAGATAATGCCCTTATCTGACCCTCTGAATAGTATTTATTATGATGACAGGGCATTTCAGGATGCAGTGGATTTTGGTGTGTTATATAGCTGCCTGGTGCCGGGAAGCGGGAATCTGATCGGAGGTAAAGCACAGATCATCAGGAATTTTGCTGATAATGTGGGTGGTGCATTGCTAAAAACTTATGGTTACAAGATGGCCCTGGGCTTTAATCCGCGCTCAACCACAGATTGGAAAGGAACCAGAAATAATACCCGGATGGGTGCTTATGCCCTTTTGGAAAACAAACTGGATGAACTGCTGATAAAGCGTGATAAAGCAGAAGTTACCAAAAATAAAAAACTGCTGGATCTGGATAAAAAACTGAAAAAGAATGAGCTTGATAAAGCAGAATATGAAGAAGAACTTGATCTAGTGCTTCGGGAGATGGAGCTGGGTTTCACCCCGGAAGAAATTGCCTTATTAGATATAATGAGCGGTGAACCCACCGTGAAAGTCCATGTTCACAAGGAAGATGATATCTTATATCTGATCCATCTTAAAAACAAGTATGGCATCAAGGTAACTGCTGATCACACTTTGGATGTGTGGCATCAGGAGATTTATGACCTGCTGGCAGAAAACGATATTCCTGTAGTATTTGGACCAATCGGAGCTGTAGGTTATAAAGTGGAGCTGAAGCATGCTTATTACCAGAATACCGGTCTGCTGATGGAATCAAAAGCCCAGTTTGGTCTGATGACTGATCATCCGGTTATTCACACCTATTCACTGCGGGATTCCCTCAAATTCTTCCTGATCCAGGGGATGAGTCCTGAGCTGGCTATCGGGCTGATCACATATCAGAATGCCCGAATTCTGGGAATTGATGATGTTCTGGGTACTGTAGAAGCAGGTAAGTATGCCAGCCTGGTCGTCTGGGACAAAAATCCTCTTGATCTGTCAGCATTTCCTAAGCTCGTAATGGCAGAGGGTGTGATACTTAGAGATAACGGCTAA
- a CDS encoding chemotaxis protein CheW codes for MAKAESYLVFREGEHRFGLSLSEVERIEKAVALEEVTTGAEFVKGVFNYHGELLAVIDIRKIFQLPARENKLTDLLIIASTKKGLRSGQKQ; via the coding sequence ATGGCTAAAGCAGAAAGTTATCTTGTATTCCGGGAAGGGGAGCATCGCTTTGGATTGAGTTTATCCGAAGTTGAACGGATCGAAAAAGCAGTTGCTCTGGAAGAAGTAACAACTGGTGCAGAATTTGTGAAAGGGGTTTTTAACTATCATGGAGAATTACTGGCAGTAATAGATATTCGCAAGATTTTCCAGCTTCCTGCGCGAGAAAACAAATTAACTGATTTACTCATAATAGCGAGTACAAAAAAAGGCTTGCGATCTGGGCAGAAGCAGTAA